In a single window of the Coriobacteriia bacterium genome:
- a CDS encoding PhoH family protein, whose product MLKPTQIRLVVPPEVEMTDLLGHGDHLLRLVEDQFESEISVRGNEI is encoded by the coding sequence GTGCTGAAACCGACCCAGATCCGTCTGGTCGTGCCTCCCGAGGTGGAGATGACCGATCTCCTCGGGCACGGCGACCACCTGCTGCGGCTGGTGGAGGACCAGTTCGAGTCCGAGATATCCGTCCGGGGCAACGAGATC